The sequence ATCAATTGCGCGATCGCGTTATTCTCCGGGTGGATGGCGGCTTCAAAACAGGCTGGGACGTACTCATGGGAGCCCTGATGGGCGGCGAAGAGTACGGTTTCGGTTCTGTAGCCATGATTGCGGAAGGCTGCATTATGGCGCGGATCTGCCATACAAATAACTGCCCCGTAGGAGTGGCCACCCAGCAAGAGCAACTGCGGAAGAGGTTTACTGGCGTACCGGAAAACGTAGTGAATTTCTTCTACTTCATAGCGGAGGAAGTACGACAAATCCTGGCGCATTTGGGTTATTCTTCGTTGCAGGATGTTATTGGTCGGGCCGACTTGTTGAAGACGCGATCGGATATTAAGCTTGCCAAGACGCGATCGCTCAATTTAGATTGCTTGCTGCAATTACCGGATACGAGAGAAAATCGCACGCTGTTAAACCACGAAAAAGTTCACAGCAACGGGCCAGTTCTGGATGACGAACTGTTAAACGACCCAGAAATTCAGCTAGCCATCCGCGAGATGACCGTAGTAAGCAAGACATTGCGGGTGGTGAATACTGACCGAACGGTGGGCGCAAGACTTGCAGGTGCTCTAGCATCTCAATACGGCAACAACGGCTTTGAAGGCCAGATTTCCCTCAACTTTATCGGTTCCGCCGGTCAAAGCTTTGGTGCCTTCAACCTCCCCGGCATGATTTTGCGACTGGAAGGGGAAGCCAATGACTATGTGGGCAAAGGTATGCACGGCGGCGAAATTATCATCAAACCCCCCGCAGAAGCTACCTACGACTGGGCACAAACTGCTCTAGTTGGCAATGTCTGTCTGTACGGCGCAACTGGCGGCACTTTGTTTGCCAGCGGTCAAGCAGGCGAGCGCTTTGCGGTGCGGAACTCTGCTGGAGTCGCAGTCATAGAAGGCGCTGGCGATCACTGCTGCGAATATATGACTGGTGGAGTTATCGTCGTGTTGGGCAAGGTGGGCCGGAATGTGGGTGCTGGCATGACTGGCGGTTTGGCCTACTTCCTCGATGAGGATGGCAGCTTTCCGCTTTATGTGAATCCAGAAATTGTCAAGCTTCAACGAGTAGCGACTGCTGTTGGGGAACGGCAATTGAAGGAGCTGATAGAAGCTCATAGCGATCGCACCAGCAGCCAAAAAGCTAAGATTATTCTTGAGAACTGGGCAGAATTTTTACCTAAATTCTGGCAAGTTGTGCCTCCCTCAGAAGCTGATTCTCCAGAAGTTAATCCAGAAGTTGCTCAAGAAAAAGTTCTCAGTTCGGTTCAGTCAACAGTTGCTTGCGATACACCAACCCTGAGATCCCCCTAAATCCCCCTTAAAAAGGGGGACTTTGAGGCTCTTGTTCCCCCCTTAAAAAGGGGGGCTAGGGGGGCTCGTCTGATACTTCTCAAACATCCTCTTAGATTTCAAATTTGAAATCTCAAATCTAAAATTTCACTGTTCCCTATCTTTCATTTCTAAAAGTTCCGGCACAGTCACAAACTTGTACCCCTGCGACGAGAGCTTATCGATTATTTCAGGTAAAGCTCTCACAGTTGCAGAATGGTTTCCACCACCATCGTGCATCAGCACGATATCGCCCGATTTAGCCTTACGGAGAACGTTTTTAATCAACTTTTGTGCAGGCAGAGGACGATAATCCATCGGGTCGTTAGACCACTTAGCTATAGCATAGTTTTTTTGCTCAGCATAACCTGCTGGCCCATTATTCATAATACCACCGGGCGGACGAAATAGAAATGTTCTCACTCCCGTAGTTTTGTAGATCAAATCTGCTGTGTCATCAATTTCATGAGCAGCTTGACTAGCGTTCATCTTGCGGTAAGAGTGGCTCCACGTATGGTTGGCTATAGCGTGTCCCTCCGCTACTACTTGCTGCGCCAATTGTGGATAATTTTTTACGCATTGCCCCACCCAAAAAAACGTCGCCTTGATGTTGTTCTTCTTTAAAATATTCAACACTTGTAAAGTAGTTTTAGGCCAAGGCCCATCATCAAATGTGAGGGCAATAACTTTCTGTTCCCCCGAAATAGCTATCTTATTAAAGGTTTTTCCCTGAAACTGAGTGGGTACTGCAAAAGTTTTGGTTTTTATTCCCCCTTGTGGGATTTCTTGACTTTGTTTGGTATCTGTTTTCTCAATGTTTGACTCAGGGTATGAGTTGAGAGGTATTGCATCTTCATTTACTTGAAGGTGAGGCTGGATGACCGGAAATTGTGGGGATGGAGTTAATTTTTCAAGAGCGACTTCTGAGTTTAAAATCCGCTGTCGAGGTAAGGGCTCTAGCTCAGACACAGAAGCCCCTGGGGTTCGAGCGACAGATTGGTTGGCAAAAAAGTGAATACCGATGACAAAACAACAAGCACCAGTAACGAGGGTAATGAATACTAAAAGCCTTACAGTTATAGGGTTCCTATGAGTCAATTTACTTCTCATTTCACTCCACCACCAGGTATTATTGGAATTTAAGGTTTTAGATTTTAGATTTTTAATTTCAGATTTAAAATAAATCTTATCTCCTTCTAAAATTAAAAATCTAAACTCTTCTTTCTTCCCTAGCCCCTATCTTCTTTTGACTTTGGGTTTTTGACTTTTCACTTTTATAGCCCCTCTTCCTTGTAGAGGCTGACAATTCGATCGGTAACCTCAGCTATGCTGAGACCATCAGTTAGGATCTCAATAGAATCGGGTGCTTTTTGCAAGGGCGCTACATCGCGGTTGCTGTCCTTCCAGTCGCGTAAGACAAGGTTTTGCTCCATCTGCTCTAAACTTAGGTCTGCCTCACCTTGATTTTTCAGTTCCTGCTGACGCCTCTTAGCTCGCTCATGTACTGAAGCAGTTAAGAAGATTTTGAGTTCTGCATCTGGGAAAACATGAGTGCCAATGTCGCGGCCCTCCACAACAATGCCGCCTTTTTCGCCCCACAACTGCTGTTGTTTAACTAGCTCCTGACGGACGCTGAGCTGAGCTGCTATAGCAGAAACTTGGGATGTCACTTCTAAACTGCGAATGGCTTGCGTGACCTCCTGGCTGTTAATCCAGACGCGGACGGGAGCTTGGGGCTCATCGCTCATCCGCAGGATTATTTCACACTTGCACACCATTTCTGCGATCGACGGTTCATCCTCAATTGGAATATCAGATTGCAGAACCAGCCAAGTTACAGCTCGATACATAGCTCCCGTATCCAGATATAGCAGCCCCAAAGCTTGGGCTACCTGACGAGCTACAGTAGATTTTCCCGCTCCTGCTGGGCCATCAATTGCCACAATAGGCTGACGGTTTCTGAGAAGAATATTATCAATGAGGCGGGTAGAACCCAACCTCGCTGCTAGAGCCAAAAGTCCGACCTCCTCAATTTTGTCTAAAGGTATCAAAGTAGTAGGGTCTACCGACTCGACATACTCAAGTTCAATAGTCGGAACCATTGCCAATTCTAGCTTAACCAGAGCAATCAATTCGGCACTCGATCGTTCACCTGCCAAAAACGCCCGTTCCGCTTGCCGTAAGCTGCGATACAAAACTGACGCCTCCTCTTTCTCCTGGGCTGTCAGATACTGATTCCGAGAACTAAGCGCCAGTCCAGAAGACTCGCGCACCGTCGGACAGGCGACAATTTCCACAGGTAAATTTAGATCTGCCACCAGACGCCGAATGATAGCTAGTTGCTGAGCGTCCTTCTGACCAAAATAAGCCCTAGTCGGCTGTACCAGGTTCAAGAGTTTAGTCACAATTGTGGCAACTCCTTGAAAATGACCGACGCGGGAACGACCGCACAAAACAGATGTCATCGATTCTGGAGGAACAACCTGCGTGAGTGCTTCTTGAGTGCTGAGTGAAAAATTTTCCCCCGTTTTCCCGTTCCCCCGCTCCCCCACTCCCCCGTTCCCATTCATTCCCATCTCTTCAGCAGTGGGGACAAAAATAGCATCTACCCCAGCTTTTTCACATAGTTGCCGATCCGGTTCTAATTGGCGGGGATACTTTTGAAAATCTTCACTCGGTCCAAATTGCAACGGATTAACAAAAATGCTGACAATGACAATAGAATTTTGTTGTCTAGCACGTCCTAGAAGCGTCAGATGACCAGCGTGCAGAGCTCCCATAGTAGGAACCAAGCCGACCCCTTGCTCTATCCCATCTCCTTCAAGCTGGCCTATACGCAAATAACAGTGCAGCGCAGCAACCGTAGTAAAAACTAGCACTTTTGTTAATTAGTTGTTAGTCATTGGTCATTAGTCATTAGTCATTGGTCATTGGTAAATCTCACTAATGACCAATGACTAATGACTCTCCCTGTAGCGTTAATTTTCATCTAGAGCTACGGTTTGCGGTTTGCCCAGAACTTCTAAGCTTACTGTCGCCACTCCAGTTTGCATCATTCCCAAGCTTCGGGCTGCTGCTGCTGAAAGATCGATAATCCGTCTCCCAGAATAAGGCCCACGGTCGTTAATGCGTACTACAACAGAAAGACCGTTATTGAGGTTCGTTACCCGTACTTGGGTTCCAAAAGGTAAGGTACGATGGGCGGCGGTTAGAGCATTTTGGTTGAAAATCTCACCGTTGGCGCTGCGATTGCCATGAAAGCCTGGGCCATACCAGGAAGCCAATCCTCTCACGCTTGATACCACTGGAATCGCCCTTAAGGTAATTTGTACTGGCTTTGGCGCGGGTATACCGGCAATATACCTCAAGGGCGGAGCGTTGGATATGAGTCGGCGGAGTCGATTGGTTACTTGGAGGGCATCTTCAGCAAGGTTGTTGGTAGTGTCTGGAAGGATGGTATCTGCATTGATCTCGACTAGGTTTTCACCACCTACTTTAACGATGTAGCTTACGCCCGTTTCTCTTGCTTGGGATGTATGGCGACTAGAGGGAATTGCAGACTGAAACTGTTGTTGTCCGTTAAGTCTTGTTGTGGAAGACGGTAGTGTTATTGAAGCATCGCGAGTACTATTCCAGACAACTGTAAT is a genomic window of Argonema galeatum A003/A1 containing:
- a CDS encoding septal ring lytic transglycosylase RlpA family protein; the encoded protein is MNLKLWSGLIAALLTTAFSTTSSSHAEATKAIEQQTEASSTIGGQRSAVSGNTTDNGQLTADKTTSALASLQATQERVDAVRMGTGYELSSKTEPQENKANLPRLQTNRSGETRSGLTPSPRLEADTIAQVKPHEFAGRQAATLYLRDIPVLTFLSSASASQIAIDPVWRATAVATRINQLNRDKIDANTITVVWNSTRDASITLPSSTTRLNGQQQFQSAIPSSRHTSQARETGVSYIVKVGGENLVEINADTILPDTTNNLAEDALQVTNRLRRLISNAPPLRYIAGIPAPKPVQITLRAIPVVSSVRGLASWYGPGFHGNRSANGEIFNQNALTAAHRTLPFGTQVRVTNLNNGLSVVVRINDRGPYSGRRIIDLSAAAARSLGMMQTGVATVSLEVLGKPQTVALDEN
- a CDS encoding polysaccharide deacetylase family protein, with product MTHRNPITVRLLVFITLVTGACCFVIGIHFFANQSVARTPGASVSELEPLPRQRILNSEVALEKLTPSPQFPVIQPHLQVNEDAIPLNSYPESNIEKTDTKQSQEIPQGGIKTKTFAVPTQFQGKTFNKIAISGEQKVIALTFDDGPWPKTTLQVLNILKKNNIKATFFWVGQCVKNYPQLAQQVVAEGHAIANHTWSHSYRKMNASQAAHEIDDTADLIYKTTGVRTFLFRPPGGIMNNGPAGYAEQKNYAIAKWSNDPMDYRPLPAQKLIKNVLRKAKSGDIVLMHDGGGNHSATVRALPEIIDKLSSQGYKFVTVPELLEMKDREQ
- a CDS encoding bifunctional pantoate--beta-alanine ligase/(d)CMP kinase translates to MLVFTTVAALHCYLRIGQLEGDGIEQGVGLVPTMGALHAGHLTLLGRARQQNSIVIVSIFVNPLQFGPSEDFQKYPRQLEPDRQLCEKAGVDAIFVPTAEEMGMNGNGGVGERGNGKTGENFSLSTQEALTQVVPPESMTSVLCGRSRVGHFQGVATIVTKLLNLVQPTRAYFGQKDAQQLAIIRRLVADLNLPVEIVACPTVRESSGLALSSRNQYLTAQEKEEASVLYRSLRQAERAFLAGERSSAELIALVKLELAMVPTIELEYVESVDPTTLIPLDKIEEVGLLALAARLGSTRLIDNILLRNRQPIVAIDGPAGAGKSTVARQVAQALGLLYLDTGAMYRAVTWLVLQSDIPIEDEPSIAEMVCKCEIILRMSDEPQAPVRVWINSQEVTQAIRSLEVTSQVSAIAAQLSVRQELVKQQQLWGEKGGIVVEGRDIGTHVFPDAELKIFLTASVHERAKRRQQELKNQGEADLSLEQMEQNLVLRDWKDSNRDVAPLQKAPDSIEILTDGLSIAEVTDRIVSLYKEEGL